The Nitrospira sp. KM1 genome includes a window with the following:
- a CDS encoding transglycosylase SLT domain-containing protein, with product MTMSISAYVCLLARKGRRTSIGLLVASFLIWGCADQISAEIYQYVGPNGTISLTNVPSDARYRRFEMDAAQFPSVISERELEPLIRRHSTQQQLHPALIRAVIKAESNFDPRAVSRAGAIGLMQLMPQTAIRMDVRDLYDPEDNVAGGTRYLRQLLDRFHGNLPLALAAYNAGESVVERYQALPPIAETRQYVKKVLRYYRTFLVRDGVITERPISRYAPARSVAAPETSEIVSR from the coding sequence ATGACTATGTCTATTTCGGCATACGTATGCCTGCTGGCACGGAAAGGCAGGCGGACCTCTATCGGACTTCTGGTGGCGAGTTTTCTTATTTGGGGCTGTGCGGATCAGATCTCGGCCGAGATCTACCAATACGTTGGACCGAACGGAACGATTTCACTCACAAATGTGCCCAGCGATGCCCGCTATCGTCGGTTTGAAATGGACGCGGCTCAATTCCCCTCTGTGATTTCCGAACGGGAGCTTGAGCCTCTCATCCGCCGTCATTCAACACAACAACAACTGCATCCGGCCCTCATCCGGGCGGTGATCAAAGCAGAATCCAACTTTGACCCGCGAGCGGTGTCCCGGGCAGGAGCGATCGGCCTCATGCAACTGATGCCTCAGACGGCAATACGAATGGACGTGCGCGACCTCTACGATCCAGAGGATAACGTGGCCGGCGGGACGCGGTATCTACGTCAACTCCTGGACCGCTTTCACGGCAACCTACCCCTTGCACTGGCGGCCTATAACGCCGGCGAAAGCGTTGTCGAGCGGTACCAGGCTCTGCCACCCATTGCCGAAACTCGCCAGTATGTGAAGAAAGTGCTCCGATACTACCGCACGTTTCTGGTTCGTGACGGAGTGATTACCGAACGACCCATCAGCCGGTACGCCCCCGCAAGGTCAGTAGCAGCCCCTGAGACTTCCGAGATCGTTTCTCGCTGA
- the nadB gene encoding L-aspartate oxidase has protein sequence MRHRKSSNLSREADFLVVGSGVAGLRAALELSRAGRVLVLTKGHPLQSSSTHAQGGVAVAMSEEDDVTIHLTDTLKAGHGLCRKDAVRVLVEEGPARIQELIRWGAQFDKSGGKFAFAREAAHSRSRILRARGDATGNEMVRVLIAEAIRNKRIQRLDYHFTIDLVVESGRCGGALVLDEHSGKRFILPAKAVVLSTGGAGQLYARTTNPANATGDGMAMALRAGAVLQDMEFIQFHPTALYLPSSPPFLLSEAMRGEGARLRNTKGELFMDRYHPMGALAPRDIVSRAIWAEMAATKARHVYLDVTHLGSHFIKRRFPTIYATCLRYDIDITEEWIPVSPSAHYVMGGAWTDLHGATTVPGLFAAGEVACSGVHGANRLASNSLLEGLVFGARAAGAAMDYAARHAVPSLAAHEAALRSEHLGSVEDVEKIRSSLRRTMWGQVGVIRSGESLIRACAQLSRWAQITAQPFSSRAALEVKNMIQVGQCIAEAALWRENSVGAHYRSDFPQEKRAGWQEHSRLSIDSAFSEKRSRKSQGLLLTLRGRTG, from the coding sequence ATGCGTCACCGGAAGTCTTCCAATCTTTCCCGCGAAGCGGATTTCCTCGTTGTCGGGAGCGGCGTGGCCGGTCTTCGAGCGGCCCTAGAACTGAGTCGTGCCGGTCGTGTTCTGGTGCTCACCAAAGGGCATCCCCTTCAGAGCAGCTCCACCCACGCGCAAGGAGGAGTAGCGGTTGCCATGAGCGAGGAGGATGACGTCACGATTCACCTCACGGACACGCTCAAGGCCGGGCATGGTTTGTGTCGAAAAGATGCCGTGCGGGTGCTCGTGGAAGAAGGGCCGGCTCGAATACAAGAACTCATACGCTGGGGTGCGCAGTTCGACAAGTCCGGAGGAAAATTCGCGTTTGCGCGGGAGGCTGCGCATAGTCGCAGTCGGATTCTTCGGGCTCGTGGCGACGCGACTGGAAACGAGATGGTGCGTGTCCTGATCGCGGAAGCCATTCGAAACAAGCGCATTCAGCGGCTTGATTATCATTTCACAATCGATCTGGTTGTTGAATCGGGAAGATGCGGTGGCGCGCTCGTTCTGGATGAGCATTCAGGCAAGCGGTTCATCCTTCCCGCCAAAGCCGTCGTACTTTCGACGGGAGGTGCCGGACAACTCTACGCCCGGACGACGAATCCTGCCAATGCGACTGGAGACGGAATGGCGATGGCGCTTCGAGCGGGAGCGGTCCTGCAGGACATGGAATTTATTCAGTTCCATCCGACCGCGCTCTACTTGCCGTCCTCACCCCCGTTTCTTTTGTCGGAAGCGATGAGGGGCGAAGGAGCCCGTCTCCGCAATACGAAGGGCGAACTGTTCATGGATCGATACCATCCGATGGGAGCGTTGGCACCCAGGGACATTGTCTCGCGGGCGATTTGGGCCGAAATGGCGGCAACCAAGGCGCGGCATGTGTATCTCGATGTGACGCACCTCGGGTCGCACTTCATCAAACGCCGGTTTCCGACTATTTATGCAACGTGTCTTCGATATGACATCGACATTACGGAAGAGTGGATTCCGGTATCCCCAAGCGCCCACTATGTGATGGGCGGTGCTTGGACCGACTTGCACGGAGCGACGACGGTACCCGGACTCTTCGCTGCCGGAGAAGTGGCCTGCAGCGGGGTGCATGGCGCCAACCGATTGGCGAGCAATTCGCTGCTTGAGGGTTTAGTGTTCGGAGCACGCGCTGCGGGAGCTGCTATGGACTATGCGGCGCGTCACGCCGTGCCGTCGCTGGCCGCTCATGAAGCGGCTCTCAGGTCCGAACACCTCGGCTCTGTGGAGGATGTTGAAAAAATTCGCAGCTCGCTCCGACGGACCATGTGGGGCCAGGTCGGTGTCATTCGCTCGGGAGAATCACTCATTCGCGCCTGCGCCCAACTATCACGATGGGCTCAGATCACGGCGCAACCGTTCTCGAGTCGCGCCGCGCTGGAAGTCAAAAACATGATCCAGGTCGGACAGTGCATCGCGGAAGCGGCACTCTGGAGGGAAAACAGCGTAGGAGCACATTACCGATCGGACTTTCCACAAGAGAAGCGCGCAGGCTGGCAGGAACACAGCCGCCTGTCGATCGACAGCGCGTTCAGCGAGAAACGATCTCGGAAGTCTCAGGGGCTGCTACTGACCTTGCGGGGGCGTACCGGCTGA
- a CDS encoding AURKAIP1/COX24 domain-containing protein, whose amino-acid sequence MASVLKKRRKKMRKHKYKKLRRRQKFLRRKS is encoded by the coding sequence ATGGCCAGTGTACTGAAAAAGCGCCGAAAGAAAATGCGCAAGCATAAATATAAAAAGCTGCGCCGGCGTCAAAAGTTCCTTCGTCGAAAAAGTTAA